From the genome of Candidatus Electrothrix communis, one region includes:
- a CDS encoding SLBB domain-containing protein — protein sequence MIKNGDIQQNIQIQGGDTVSIAEGAVCFVTGEVNQPGEYPCSRNATILKVISLAGSFTEKALESGIKINRTVNGVKRVVQNVDQDTIVQPDDVIIVPERTVSKEEEKLCFVSGEVSRPGAYPCSGNTSILKLLTRAGGFTEKALESGIEINRQVNGSKRVLKAVSKDTLLLPEDVVIVPASFAKKPQKKRYATLQGK from the coding sequence TTGATAAAAAACGGAGATATTCAGCAGAATATTCAAATTCAGGGAGGAGATACGGTCTCAATCGCTGAAGGCGCTGTTTGCTTCGTTACTGGCGAAGTGAATCAGCCGGGAGAGTATCCCTGTAGTCGTAATGCCACGATTCTCAAAGTCATCTCTCTTGCTGGAAGTTTTACTGAAAAAGCTCTTGAATCAGGAATTAAGATTAATCGAACGGTGAATGGGGTTAAGCGTGTTGTGCAAAATGTGGATCAGGACACGATTGTGCAGCCCGATGATGTTATTATTGTGCCTGAACGGACAGTAAGTAAGGAAGAAGAAAAGCTTTGTTTTGTAAGCGGTGAAGTGAGTCGACCTGGTGCGTACCCATGTTCTGGAAATACGAGTATCCTGAAGTTGTTGACTCGGGCGGGCGGTTTTACTGAAAAAGCCCTTGAATCAGGGATTGAGATTAATCGGCAGGTTAATGGCAGCAAACGCGTCCTCAAAGCTGTGAGCAAGGACACGTTATTGTTGCCGGAAGATGTTGTTATCGTGCCTGCAAGTTTTGCTAAAAAACCGCAAAAGAAGCGGTATGCTACATTACAGGGGAAGTGA
- a CDS encoding polysaccharide biosynthesis/export family protein has translation MLKKRTGWSRSRTVRLGILLTIISFLVSLAVTQALAAGYVGSPGNIRGVKPVHRTGAPPIVVPQIKLPSINPRQFSGTTATKKKTDYAIGAGDVLAIKVYDHEELTVKVRVSETGTIDFPLIGAVHVGGLGITGAAERIEKALADGYIVEPQVTIFIEQFKSKKVVVLGPVHNPGLVELNGPITLLELLSQVGGLKDNAGQIATIKRQENGAQKKLRLILIG, from the coding sequence ATGTTGAAGAAAAGAACAGGTTGGTCGAGAAGTAGAACAGTGCGACTTGGAATTTTGCTGACCATCATTTCTTTTTTGGTCTCGCTAGCAGTAACTCAGGCCTTGGCAGCCGGGTATGTAGGATCGCCAGGTAATATTCGTGGGGTGAAGCCAGTACACCGAACTGGGGCACCACCAATTGTGGTACCCCAGATAAAACTCCCTTCAATAAACCCTCGGCAGTTCAGTGGAACAACAGCCACGAAGAAGAAGACTGACTATGCGATCGGGGCAGGAGATGTTCTTGCTATCAAAGTCTACGATCATGAGGAATTAACAGTAAAGGTACGGGTGTCCGAGACAGGAACAATCGATTTTCCTTTGATCGGTGCAGTTCATGTCGGCGGACTCGGGATAACAGGAGCGGCAGAGCGCATAGAGAAGGCGCTGGCAGATGGGTATATTGTTGAACCTCAGGTGACAATCTTTATAGAGCAGTTTAAGAGCAAAAAAGTTGTGGTTCTAGGACCGGTGCATAATCCGGGACTTGTTGAGTTGAATGGCCCAATAACGTTGCTTGAGTTGCTTTCTCAGGTCGGTGGATTAAAAGATAATGCAGGACAAATCGCAACGATAAAAAGACAGGAAAATGGAGCGCAGAAAAAATTGCGATTGATCTTGATCGGTTGA
- a CDS encoding outer membrane beta-barrel protein, with protein MDSRSKKYMSSALLLLLSSQANFSEAQEYNNKVGTSSSSDLPMATVKYNDQIQDQVPPVHKDQTQAQDTEPSVINEPEISAPESEADVNQSKVAEEEEIGSDGRVFGYRNGYLHAALGVNGEWTDNLYNTDTEKEENFLTRISPSVWLTWPRRSRRPVQVAADNTVVGGLQYSQSEYDVYNKFEIYLAGKMDFMTYSADSELDHAESGLQGQMIYKPYERLTLQLMDNYSHSQDIFNITEATSENNRVYDTNVLKAGIDWRLTDKISVQIGYTNHVLLYDLDVNNFMDRSDDGFDGALSYDYSPKTNFFIGGSLLTAGYEEEDMPDNDNIFLHAGMNWQATVKTAFMLKAGYQTVDYDEDWNNDGSEAIADTLDDGEDTFHFEAQGTWQATRKSEFLLNSKYNIEQSDSQYALNKTVWSSRLAYGYRFTGRIRGALSFIYEDSDYAQFDGSSRLDERWNFSPSLDFALKKWLSFTLNYSFDKKDSNFDELDYETNTLGIGARGSF; from the coding sequence ATGGATAGTCGATCGAAAAAATATATGAGCAGTGCATTGTTGCTGTTGTTGAGCTCGCAAGCGAATTTTTCAGAGGCACAGGAGTACAATAATAAGGTCGGGACGTCATCCAGCTCTGATCTGCCGATGGCAACAGTGAAATATAATGACCAAATTCAAGACCAAGTACCTCCTGTACACAAGGATCAAACTCAAGCTCAAGATACAGAACCCTCTGTAATAAATGAGCCGGAAATATCTGCGCCGGAGAGCGAGGCTGACGTTAATCAGAGCAAGGTTGCGGAGGAGGAAGAGATTGGCTCCGACGGCAGAGTGTTCGGTTATCGAAATGGATATCTCCATGCTGCCTTAGGGGTGAACGGTGAGTGGACCGATAATCTGTATAATACCGATACAGAGAAAGAAGAAAATTTTCTGACGAGAATCTCTCCATCTGTGTGGTTGACGTGGCCGAGAAGAAGCAGGCGGCCGGTCCAAGTTGCTGCTGATAATACAGTGGTGGGTGGTTTGCAATACAGTCAGTCAGAATATGATGTTTATAATAAGTTTGAGATCTACCTTGCCGGAAAAATGGATTTTATGACCTATTCGGCAGATTCAGAACTTGATCATGCTGAAAGCGGGTTACAGGGGCAAATGATATATAAGCCGTATGAGCGCCTAACCTTGCAGCTCATGGATAACTACTCTCATAGCCAGGATATTTTTAATATCACAGAGGCAACTTCAGAAAATAATAGGGTTTACGATACCAATGTTTTAAAAGCCGGGATCGACTGGCGTCTTACCGATAAAATATCCGTACAAATAGGATATACAAACCATGTGTTGCTTTATGATCTTGATGTTAATAACTTCATGGATCGTTCCGATGATGGTTTTGATGGGGCACTGTCCTATGATTATAGCCCGAAAACAAATTTCTTTATTGGAGGCTCCCTGCTGACGGCTGGTTATGAAGAAGAGGATATGCCGGATAATGATAATATCTTTTTGCATGCAGGAATGAACTGGCAGGCCACTGTTAAGACGGCTTTTATGCTTAAAGCTGGCTATCAGACGGTAGATTATGATGAAGATTGGAATAATGATGGATCTGAAGCTATTGCTGATACCTTAGACGATGGGGAAGATACATTTCATTTTGAGGCGCAGGGGACGTGGCAGGCTACCCGTAAAAGTGAATTTTTGTTGAACTCAAAGTATAATATTGAACAGTCAGACAGTCAGTACGCCCTGAATAAAACCGTTTGGTCCTCTCGGTTAGCCTATGGATATCGTTTTACCGGTCGCATCAGAGGAGCATTGAGTTTTATTTATGAAGATTCAGACTATGCCCAATTTGATGGCAGCTCTCGGCTTGATGAGCGGTGGAATTTTAGCCCGAGCCTTGATTTCGCACTGAAAAAATGGTTGTCTTTTACCCTCAATTATAGTTTTGATAAGAAAGATTCTAATTTTGATGAGCTGGATTACGAAACCAATACCTTGGGTATCGGTGCCCGTGGTTCTTTTTAA
- a CDS encoding dCMP deaminase family protein yields the protein MGSEKRTDCLSWDEYFMAVALLSGQRSKDPNTRVGACVADSDNKIVGVGYNGFPWGCSDDELPWSREGSYLDTKYPYVCHAELNAVLNATSRNLSGCRIYVALFPCNECTKVIIQSGIGEIIFLSDKYKQTDSVKASKIMLEKSGVLYRQFITERDAVLLTFRDD from the coding sequence ATGGGAAGTGAAAAACGGACAGATTGTCTGTCATGGGATGAGTATTTTATGGCTGTTGCTTTGCTTTCCGGGCAGCGTTCAAAGGATCCAAATACACGAGTCGGAGCCTGTGTAGCAGATTCTGATAATAAGATTGTTGGGGTTGGCTATAATGGTTTTCCTTGGGGCTGTTCAGATGATGAACTGCCTTGGAGTCGTGAGGGGAGTTATCTGGATACCAAATATCCTTATGTTTGCCATGCTGAATTGAATGCGGTTTTGAACGCGACCTCTCGCAATCTTTCTGGCTGCCGAATCTATGTAGCTCTCTTTCCCTGCAATGAATGCACAAAGGTGATTATCCAGTCAGGTATTGGAGAAATTATCTTTCTCTCTGATAAGTATAAGCAGACTGATTCGGTAAAGGCCTCGAAGATTATGTTGGAAAAATCCGGCGTGTTGTATAGACAGTTCATAACTGAGCGTGATGCGGTATTACTTACGTTCAGGGACGATTGA
- a CDS encoding alpha/beta hydrolase — MKFFRQSLLSVLPYLMVWSLMWSCGSPEKRTENPMDRPEVQRVLFHPRTAEQTPLPAGAEDIDIEVEPGVVIGCRFFAAGKEKPTILFFHGNGEIVSDYDVIGPEYVRYGLNVLVTDYRGYGWSDGEPSFSTLLADSHILYAELKKILAEREYRTTVFIMGRSLGSAPAIELAREYNRDISGLIIESGFAETLPLAETLGADMSAIDVIEEQTFNNRGKIKDVTKPTFLLHGQRDTLIPLWQAEKLHADSGARVKELQVVPGADHNSLISIGGKYYFMAIQQFIEKTTGDSDWRNRRKRFKQDRAAVE; from the coding sequence ATGAAATTTTTCCGACAATCGCTGCTCTCTGTGTTGCCCTATCTGATGGTGTGGAGTTTGATGTGGAGTTGTGGCAGCCCGGAAAAGCGAACGGAGAACCCTATGGATCGTCCTGAAGTGCAACGTGTTTTGTTTCATCCTCGAACAGCGGAGCAGACCCCTTTGCCCGCAGGGGCTGAAGATATTGATATTGAGGTCGAACCCGGTGTCGTTATCGGGTGTCGTTTTTTTGCAGCAGGCAAAGAGAAGCCGACCATCCTTTTCTTTCACGGAAACGGCGAAATCGTTTCGGATTACGATGTGATTGGTCCGGAATATGTGCGATATGGACTGAATGTGCTCGTCACGGATTATCGCGGCTATGGATGGAGTGACGGTGAGCCCTCTTTTTCCACTCTGCTTGCTGACAGCCATATCTTGTATGCCGAGTTGAAAAAGATTCTGGCGGAAAGGGAATACAGAACGACAGTCTTTATCATGGGAAGATCTTTGGGCTCTGCTCCGGCCATAGAACTTGCACGGGAATATAACAGGGATATCAGTGGGTTGATCATTGAGAGCGGCTTTGCCGAGACCCTGCCTTTGGCGGAAACCCTTGGAGCTGACATGTCGGCGATTGATGTCATTGAGGAGCAGACCTTTAATAATAGAGGCAAAATAAAGGACGTCACAAAGCCTACATTCCTCCTGCACGGTCAACGCGATACCCTGATTCCGCTTTGGCAGGCGGAAAAATTACATGCTGACAGCGGTGCCCGTGTTAAGGAGCTTCAGGTGGTGCCCGGTGCTGATCATAATTCCCTCATTAGTATTGGTGGGAAATATTATTTTATGGCTATTCAGCAGTTTATTGAAAAAACTACCGGGGATTCGGACTGGCGGAATCGGAGGAAAAGATTTAAGCAGGATCGGGCCGCTGTTGAGTAG
- a CDS encoding RND transporter — translation MNPGRMGRIGGWLDAIPLAPLLVVALILGLAPFVPEPHLLEKIRMLAAGTLKRPLDIFDLFYHGLPLALLFFKLIRLMNRFRVDKK, via the coding sequence ATGAATCCGGGGCGGATGGGAAGAATCGGTGGATGGCTGGACGCCATACCTTTAGCACCACTCTTGGTTGTTGCGCTTATTCTGGGGCTTGCCCCGTTTGTTCCTGAGCCGCATCTTCTTGAAAAAATTCGTATGCTGGCAGCCGGTACCTTGAAAAGGCCTCTTGATATCTTTGATCTGTTCTATCATGGACTGCCTCTTGCTCTGTTGTTTTTCAAGCTTATTCGGCTTATGAACAGATTCCGCGTTGACAAGAAATGA
- the ppsR gene encoding pyruvate, phosphate dikinase/phosphoenolpyruvate synthase regulator gives MWTVKDVYYVSDSTALLTEDIGKSLLCQFPAIGLNEEKIPFVKTRYDAEKAIAHIMEQSGGLQPLVFCTIIDSDVCAVFDRAEIEMFDLYGGLLDRLERKLEAKALRQPGFFRNRDDAQPDKRVEAIHYTIEHDDGQRTGGYDQAEIILVGVSRTGKTPVSVYLATHMGLKAANFPMTADHLAAYELPMDIIRNRNRTVGLTISPQFLHKIREERYKGSTYAQLATCRAEIRQADQLYMQHGIKTVSTEGKSIEELSVQVTQILGISKKKR, from the coding sequence ATGTGGACTGTTAAAGATGTATATTATGTCTCTGATTCAACTGCCTTGCTGACAGAAGACATAGGGAAGTCTCTCCTCTGTCAATTTCCGGCAATCGGTTTGAATGAGGAGAAGATCCCCTTTGTCAAAACGCGATATGATGCCGAAAAAGCAATTGCCCATATCATGGAACAGTCGGGCGGCCTGCAGCCTTTGGTATTTTGTACCATTATAGATTCGGATGTGTGCGCTGTTTTTGACAGAGCTGAGATTGAGATGTTTGACCTCTATGGTGGGCTCTTGGACAGGCTCGAACGGAAGCTGGAAGCCAAGGCCCTGCGCCAGCCTGGATTCTTTAGAAACCGTGATGATGCTCAGCCGGATAAACGGGTGGAGGCTATCCATTACACCATTGAGCATGACGACGGACAGAGAACCGGCGGGTATGACCAGGCAGAAATCATTTTGGTAGGAGTTTCCAGGACAGGGAAAACCCCAGTCAGTGTCTACTTGGCTACCCATATGGGGCTGAAAGCGGCCAATTTTCCGATGACAGCCGATCATTTGGCAGCGTACGAGCTGCCAATGGATATTATCCGTAATCGCAATCGGACAGTTGGTTTGACTATTTCTCCTCAGTTCCTCCATAAGATCAGAGAGGAACGCTATAAGGGGAGCACGTATGCCCAATTGGCAACCTGCCGAGCTGAAATACGACAGGCTGACCAGCTCTATATGCAGCATGGGATCAAAACGGTGAGTACCGAGGGAAAGTCTATTGAAGAACTTTCTGTTCAGGTGACCCAGATCCTTGGTATATCAAAGAAGAAAAGATGA
- the pepN gene encoding aminopeptidase N, producing the protein MKQHTTKHLKDYHPFPFTLSTVDLLFELAPEQTRVLTRTVMERNPLSKLSTGSSSGLELHGEHLELVSVTIDKRLLTDDEYTYDAHRLQIPKVPDQFTLEVETLINPEANTALEGLYLSSGNYCTQCEAQGFRRITCYPDRPDVLAVFTTTVIGPRDSCPVLLANGNLTHQGKLDGGRHFATWHDPFPKPSYLFALVAGNLTCLEDHFTTMSGREVTLHIYVEHRNREKCSHAMASLKNSMRWDEQAFGREYDLDIYMIVAVDDFNMGAMENKGLNVFNSKYVLARPATATDADYEGIEGVIGHEYFHNWTGNRVTCRDWFQLSLKEGLTVFRDQEFSADMGSRAVKRIRDADIMRSFQFREDSGPMAHPVRPASYMEINNFYTLTVYNKGAEVIRMLHTLLGPEDFRKGMDLYFARHDSQAVTCDDFIQAMQDAQVGETILDFEHFKRWYSQAGTPTVTVSQDYNPATQEYTLTAEQSCPDTPDQQAKDKQPFLMPLCIGLLDSKGQDIELHLHDEGRNNGPLVLRQEKQQFRFTGVEERPVLSMNRNFSAPINIVSDLGEEDLAFLMAHDPDPFNRWDAGQQLGLRYLLAGIDDWHQGKGFTVPSLFHQAFERLLCDKKTDPAFLASALILPSETWLSQQLNIIEPEAVHVTRQAFRQQLSWLHRDNLYGNYYTLGTEEPYRYSAKEAARRALRNCCLTYLLVPETGEKIPDEILHIGTEQYQQADNMTDALAALRAVTNVDRAAGDKLLADFHSRWQDDPLVMDKWLVLQATCTLPGTLERVQELMRHPAFSMKNPNKVRSLIGAFCGNQHQFHAKDGKGYSFLVQCITELDPINPQVAARMLPPLTRWKQYDEHRQQLMKAALERIAKLPGLSRDTGEIVQKSL; encoded by the coding sequence ATGAAACAGCACACGACAAAGCATTTGAAAGATTACCACCCTTTCCCTTTCACACTCTCCACAGTTGACCTTCTTTTTGAACTGGCCCCGGAGCAGACACGGGTACTTACCCGCACTGTTATGGAGCGTAATCCGCTGAGCAAGCTGAGCACGGGCAGCAGCTCAGGCCTTGAACTCCATGGCGAACATCTTGAACTGGTTTCCGTTACAATTGACAAGCGCCTACTGACAGACGATGAATACACATACGATGCTCACAGACTCCAGATTCCCAAAGTGCCGGATCAATTCACCCTGGAAGTTGAGACCCTCATCAACCCTGAGGCTAACACAGCCCTAGAAGGCCTCTATCTCTCATCAGGAAATTACTGCACTCAATGCGAAGCCCAAGGATTTCGCCGCATTACCTGTTATCCGGACCGGCCCGATGTCTTAGCTGTTTTTACCACCACGGTCATCGGCCCCCGAGACAGTTGTCCGGTCCTGCTGGCCAACGGCAACCTGACTCATCAGGGCAAACTTGATGGCGGCCGTCATTTTGCCACCTGGCATGACCCCTTTCCCAAGCCCAGCTATCTCTTTGCCCTGGTCGCTGGCAACCTGACCTGCCTTGAAGATCATTTTACCACCATGTCTGGTCGCGAGGTTACCTTGCATATCTATGTTGAGCATCGAAACAGGGAAAAATGCAGCCATGCTATGGCATCTCTGAAAAACTCCATGCGCTGGGACGAGCAGGCCTTTGGCCGGGAATACGATCTTGACATCTACATGATCGTGGCGGTGGATGATTTCAACATGGGGGCTATGGAAAACAAGGGCTTAAACGTCTTTAACTCCAAATATGTTCTGGCCCGCCCGGCAACAGCAACAGATGCTGATTACGAGGGGATCGAAGGAGTTATCGGGCACGAGTATTTCCATAACTGGACAGGCAATAGAGTCACCTGCCGGGACTGGTTCCAGCTCAGCCTCAAGGAAGGCCTGACCGTGTTTCGAGATCAGGAATTTTCTGCGGATATGGGTTCCAGAGCGGTCAAACGGATTCGGGACGCCGATATTATGCGATCTTTTCAGTTTAGGGAAGACAGCGGCCCCATGGCCCATCCGGTCAGGCCCGCATCCTATATGGAGATCAATAATTTCTACACCCTGACCGTCTATAATAAGGGTGCCGAAGTGATCCGGATGCTCCACACCCTGTTGGGACCGGAAGACTTTCGCAAGGGCATGGATCTCTATTTTGCACGACATGACAGTCAGGCAGTGACCTGCGATGACTTTATCCAAGCCATGCAGGATGCTCAAGTAGGAGAGACCATCTTGGATTTCGAGCACTTCAAACGCTGGTACAGCCAGGCTGGAACACCGACGGTCACAGTTTCGCAGGATTACAACCCAGCAACACAGGAATACACCCTGACAGCAGAGCAGAGCTGCCCAGATACACCGGATCAACAGGCCAAGGACAAGCAACCTTTCCTCATGCCCCTGTGTATTGGTCTCTTGGACAGCAAGGGCCAAGATATAGAGTTGCATCTGCACGATGAGGGCAGGAACAACGGGCCCCTGGTGCTTCGCCAAGAAAAGCAGCAATTCCGCTTCACCGGGGTTGAAGAACGACCCGTGCTTTCCATGAATCGAAATTTTTCAGCACCGATCAACATTGTCTCAGATCTCGGCGAAGAAGATCTGGCCTTTCTCATGGCCCATGACCCTGATCCCTTTAATCGCTGGGATGCCGGGCAACAGCTGGGCCTGCGCTATCTCCTGGCCGGAATCGACGATTGGCACCAAGGGAAGGGCTTTACCGTACCCTCCTTATTTCATCAGGCATTTGAACGCCTTTTATGCGACAAAAAAACCGACCCGGCCTTTCTGGCCTCTGCGCTGATCCTGCCCTCGGAAACATGGCTCAGTCAGCAGCTCAATATCATCGAACCGGAGGCCGTACACGTCACCCGTCAAGCTTTCCGCCAGCAGCTGAGTTGGCTGCACCGGGACAACCTCTACGGAAATTATTACACACTGGGAACTGAGGAACCTTACAGATACTCTGCAAAAGAAGCGGCCCGACGGGCCCTGCGAAACTGCTGTCTCACCTACCTGCTTGTCCCGGAAACAGGTGAAAAAATTCCTGATGAGATTTTGCACATCGGTACGGAGCAATACCAACAGGCAGATAATATGACAGATGCATTAGCAGCACTGAGAGCGGTGACCAATGTGGATCGGGCAGCTGGAGACAAACTCCTTGCCGATTTTCACAGTCGCTGGCAGGATGACCCCTTAGTGATGGATAAATGGCTCGTCCTTCAGGCCACATGCACCCTACCCGGCACCTTAGAACGAGTCCAGGAATTGATGCGGCACCCGGCCTTCAGTATGAAAAACCCTAACAAGGTGCGCTCACTTATCGGGGCCTTTTGCGGCAACCAGCATCAATTCCATGCCAAGGACGGCAAGGGCTACAGCTTTCTGGTCCAATGTATTACCGAGCTTGACCCCATAAATCCGCAGGTGGCGGCACGGATGCTCCCTCCGCTCACAAGATGGAAGCAATATGATGAGCATCGGCAGCAATTGATGAAGGCGGCCCTTGAACGGATCGCTAAACTGCCAGGCCTGTCCCGCGATACAGGGGAAATTGTCCAAAAGAGCTTGTGA
- a CDS encoding ISAzo13 family transposase produces MDEKYPNLHEVFLTIIKEHTAGCPMNDDIRWTYLTHQEIVGKLAEKEIYISPPTVADLLKLHNFKKRKMSQCKTIKDVENRDEQFINIDRLRSSYTQEGEPVVSVDSKKKEPFGSLYREGKVYSTTAPEVYDHSFASLQTGLSVPHGILDINKNKACVNIGLSRDTAEFFYDSMVLWWETYGKVEYPDATKLLILCDGGGSNGCRHYVFKEAVQKLADTLGITVRIAHYPAYCSKYNPIEHRLFPHVTRALSGVVLDSVQTVKDLIESRAKTKKGLETYANIVDKIYETGRKASELFMENMPIVFDQFLPKWNYKAVPVF; encoded by the coding sequence ATTGATGAGAAATATCCAAATCTTCATGAGGTTTTTCTGACGATAATTAAAGAACATACCGCTGGATGCCCTATGAATGATGACATTCGCTGGACGTATTTGACCCATCAAGAGATTGTCGGAAAGTTAGCCGAGAAAGAAATTTATATCAGCCCGCCCACTGTTGCTGATCTGCTCAAGTTGCATAACTTCAAGAAGCGCAAAATGAGCCAATGCAAAACCATCAAAGATGTTGAGAATAGAGACGAACAATTTATAAATATAGACAGGTTACGAAGTTCCTATACCCAGGAAGGAGAACCGGTTGTCAGCGTTGATAGCAAGAAGAAAGAACCGTTTGGCAGTTTGTATCGAGAAGGTAAAGTCTATTCAACAACAGCCCCTGAAGTATATGATCATAGCTTTGCTTCCTTACAAACCGGTTTATCGGTACCTCACGGCATCCTTGATATCAACAAGAATAAAGCCTGCGTTAATATTGGGTTATCTCGTGATACCGCCGAATTTTTTTATGACAGTATGGTTTTGTGGTGGGAAACATACGGAAAGGTCGAATACCCTGATGCTACAAAACTATTAATTCTTTGTGATGGTGGAGGATCAAACGGTTGCAGACATTATGTTTTTAAGGAAGCTGTGCAAAAATTGGCCGACACGCTCGGTATCACTGTTCGCATTGCCCATTATCCGGCCTATTGCTCAAAGTATAACCCCATAGAACATAGACTTTTCCCTCATGTAACCAGAGCGTTATCAGGTGTCGTTTTAGATAGTGTACAGACGGTGAAAGATTTAATTGAGAGTAGGGCTAAAACAAAAAAAGGTTTAGAGACCTACGCTAATATAGTGGATAAAATTTACGAAACAGGCAGAAAGGCATCTGAGTTGTTTATGGAGAATATGCCTATCGTTTTTGATCAGTTCCTGCCGAAATGGAATTATAAGGCCGTGCCAGTTTTTTGA